The proteins below come from a single Sorghum bicolor cultivar BTx623 chromosome 4, Sorghum_bicolor_NCBIv3, whole genome shotgun sequence genomic window:
- the LOC8064253 gene encoding protein disulfide isomerase-like 5-3: MLLQGVLRLLWAFAVYLCHNLRLLLPEASAAWHSQLRCIDLFRPQLSSKGAAARSNQAERERSVPMAMALRRRLLLLLPLLFLVVLVQRPHNCVASGGGGGEPAEFEIPRDGSVLELDESNFEAAVRAAEFLFVDFYAPWCGHCKRLAPQLDEAAVVLAGLSTPVVVAKVNADKYRKLGSKYGVDGFPTLMLFDHGVPSEYTGSRKADLLVENLKKLVAPDVSVLESDSSIKGFVEAAGINFPLFIGFGMDESLIVEYGAKYKKKAWFSTAKDFSEDMMVVYDFDKFPALVSVNPKYNEQSVFYDPFEGTFLEDFIRQSLLPVTVPVDRETVKLLKDDGRKVVLTILEDESDENSPQLIKVLRSAANANHDLVFGYVGVKQWEEFSETFDVKVPQLPKIIVWDTKEEYEVVEGSESLREGDYGSQVSRFLEGYREGRTIKKKVGRGSPTLLGLNAIYILIFLVAVLVVLMYFSAQGEEDHQPRRGRAHED, encoded by the exons ATGCTCCTTCAAGGGGTTTTACGTCTTCTCTGGGCGTTTGCGGTTTACTTGTGCCATAATTTACGTCTTCTCCTGCCGGAGGCGTCTGCTGCGTGGCACAGTCAACTGCGTTGTATAGACCTTTTTAGGCCGCAGTTGAGTTCAAAAGGTGCGGCGGCGAGATCGAATCAAGCGGAGCGTGAGCGTAGCGTACCCATGGCGATGGCGCTGCGTcgtcggctgctgctgctgcttcctctcctcttcctcgtcgtcttaGTTCAGCGGCCGCATAACTGCGTGGCCAGTGGCGGAGGCGGAGGGGAGCCGGCGGAGTTCGAGATCCCTCGGGACGGGAGCGTGCTGGAGCTTGACGAGAGCAACTTCGAGGCGGCGGTGCGCGCCGCCGAATTCCTCTTCGTCGACTTCTACGCTCCCTGGTGCGGTCACTGCAAGCGCCTCGCCCCGCAG TTGGATGAGGCTGCTGTAGTCCTAGCTGGACTGAGCACGCCTGTCGTTGTGGCTAAAGTAAATGCCGACAAGTACAGGAAGCTCGGCTCTAAGTACGGGGTAGA TGGGTTCCCTACTTTGATGCTGTTTGACCATGGAGTACCCTCGGAGTACACGGGTTCAAGGAAGGCTGATTTGCTTGTTGAGAACCTTAAGAAGCTTGTTGCACCTGATGTTTCTGTGCTTGAGTCAGACTCGTCAATCAAAGGCTTTGTTGAAGCCGCTGGCATCAATTTTCCATTGTTTATTGGGTTTGGAATGGATGAGTCATTGATTGTTGAATATGGAGCAAAGTATAAGAAGAAGGCATGGTTTTCAACAGCAAAGGATTTCTCCGAGGATATGATGGTTGTGTATGATTTTGACAAGTTTCCGGCGTTGGTTTCTGTTAACCCAAAATATAATGAGCAGAGTGTATTCTATGATCCATTCGAAG GAACTTTTCTGGAAGATTTTATCAGGCAATCCCTACTGCCTGTGACTGTGCCCGTAGATAGAGAGACAGTGAAGTTATTGAAAGATGATGGGAGGAAAGTTGTTCTTACAATTTTGGAGGATGAGTCCGATGAAAATTCTCCACAGCTAATAAAAGTGTTGAGGTCTGCAGCCAATGCAAACCATGATTTAGTGTTCGGATATGTGGGAGTCAAGCAGTGGGAGGAATTCTCTGAGACTTTTGATGTGAAGGTTCCGCAGCTGCCAAAGATTATTGTCTGGGATACAAAAGAGGAGTACGAAGTG gtTGAGGGTTCAGAGAGTCTCAGAGAAGGTGACTATGGATCCCAAGTTAGTCGTTTTCTAGAGGGATATAGGGAAGGAAGAACAATAAAGAAGAAAGTGGGTCGTGGTTCCCCAACACTGCTCGGCCTTAATGCCATATACATTCTCATCTTCCTGGTCGCCGTTCTTGTTGTTTTGATGTATTTTTCTGCGCAAGGCGAGGAGGATCATCAGCCAAGAAGAGGAAGAGCCCATGAGGACTGA
- the LOC8064254 gene encoding uncharacterized protein LOC8064254 — protein MATALGRGARSGLRLLAAGAESCSAPASRSFHSTGIRRMGAHAHDEPYYVHAKHMYNLHRMKHQQLKVSLAVLAAVGTGVGVPVYAVVFQQKKTASA, from the exons ATGGCGACGGcgctcggccgcggcgcgcgctCTGGACTCCGACTCCTCGCCGCAGGCGCCGAGTCCTGCTCAGCACCCG cttctcgttcgttccattCTACTGGCATAAGGAGGATGGGGGCGCACGCTCATGATGAGCCATACTACGTCCACGCCAAGCACATGTACAACCTGCACAGGATGAAGCACCAGCAACTTAAGGTGTCCCTCGCCGTGCTGGCTGCGGTAGGCACTGGTGTTGGAGTCCCTGTGTATGCAGTTGTTTTCCAGCAGAAGAAGACTGCATCTGCATAA